In the genome of Geotrypetes seraphini chromosome 16, aGeoSer1.1, whole genome shotgun sequence, one region contains:
- the LOC117349648 gene encoding olfactory receptor 6M1-like, with protein sequence MDIGNHTEVKHFILLGFSTDLQTQLLLFLILLILYSITIIGNIIIILLILKDFRLQTPMYFFLINLSFLEIAFTTVTVPNMLQNLVTGNKIISFSMCIAQCYFYFFLGSTELLLLMVMSIDRYTAICFPLHYATIMNHQFCLLLSIGSWVGGFLDTILQAILVSQLSFCGPNIIDHFFCDIDPLLKLACMKTELIELIDLVMALLVVLSSFILTTLSYIYITSAILRIQSTKGRWKAFNTCSSHITVVMIIYGSSLFSCFQPLSNSSVNLNKISAVLTTVITPLLNPFIYSLRNEKVKEVFRESITSRKLIRQK encoded by the coding sequence ATGGACATAGGGAATCATACTGAAGTAAAACACTTCATCCTGCTGGGATTTTCAACTGATCTGCAGACACAACTTCTACTTTTCCTGATCCTATTAATTCTGTACTCGATAACAATAATAGGTAACATCATAATCATTCTATTGATATTGAAAGATTTTCGGCTCCAAACCCCTATGTACTtcttcctcatcaacttgtcCTTCTTGGAGATCGCTTTTACGACTGTCACTGTGCCAAACATGTTGCAAAACCTAGTGACAGGGaataaaatcatttctttttctatgtgcattgctcagtgctatttttatttcttcctgGGATCCACTGAGCTTCTTCTTTTAATGGTTATGTCTATTGATAGATACACAGCCATCTGTTTCCCATTGCATTATGCCACCATTATGAACCATCAATTTtgccttcttctttccattggttCTTGGGTAGGTGGGTTCCTTGATACTATCCTACAAGCTATTTTAGTTTCCCAGTTATCTTTTTGTGGTCCCAATATTATTGATCATTTCTTTTGCGATATAGATCCTCTATTGAAACTAGCTTGTATGAAAACAGAACTCATTGAACTCATTGACCTGGTTATGGCTCTTTTAGTAGTCTTAAGTTCATTTATTCTAACAACCTTGTCCTACATTTATATTACATCTGCAATTCTACGGATCCAATCTACCAAGGGGCGATGGAAAGCCTTtaacacctgttcttcccacatCACAGTGGTAATGATCATCTATGGAAGCTCTTTGTTTAGTTGTTTTCAACCTTTGTCAAATTCTTCAGTGAACCTCAACAAAATATCTGCAGTGTTGACAACTGTTATCACCCCTTTGCTGAATCCCTTTATTTACAGCCTACGAAATGAAAAGGTCAAAGAGGTTTTTCGAGAATCAATAACTAGTAGGAAATTAATCAGGCAAAAATAG